A single Garra rufa chromosome 9, GarRuf1.0, whole genome shotgun sequence DNA region contains:
- the LOC141343155 gene encoding uncharacterized protein — translation MLRILLLLLPGVLSADWNVKYPSPICAARGSNVTIDCRFTYPQEQVKRVLWCSMRLNLDQMCRNSPYVYDSEANSNQNNFKYIGNKTSDCSLLISNIDQTHSEKYKFRFITNTNMWTGDSGVEISVHDLRVSMSRSRANGSTIVGDSLNLTCTLNCPGDLAEVQWFKNGDPIQQSEPVLTFSRVTAEDTGNYSCSLRNFKTTVSEEFTIYIEDVAGFSIIPIIVVSLVSLVFIIAAVMLIRRSAYTEQENDSTIYSTVMNG, via the exons ATGCTGCGCATTCTTCTGCTTCTGCTGCCTG GTGTTCTCAGTGCTGATTGGAATGTAAAATATCCTTCTCCAATCTGTGCTGCGAGGGGATCCAATGTCACTATTGACTGTAGATTTACATATCCACAGGAGCAAGTAAAGCGAGTGCTATGGTGTTCAATGAGATTAAACCTTGATCAGATGTGTCGGAATTCGCCGTATGTTTATGATAGTGAAGCCAACAGTAATCAAAACAACTTTAAATACATTGGAAACAAAACCTCAGATTGTTCTCTTTTGATCAGTAATATTGATCAAACACATTCTGAAAAGTATAAATTCAGATTTATAACCAATACGAACATGTGGACAGGTGATTCTGGAGTGGAAATTTCAGTACATG ATTTAAGAGTGTCCATGAGCAGGTCAAGAGCAAATGGCAGCACAATAGTTGGAGACTCTTTGAATTTGACATGCACACTCAACTGTCCTGGTGATTTAGCTGAGGTTCAGTGGTTTAAGAATGGTGATCCGATTCAACAGTCAGAGCCCGTCCTCACCTTCAGCAGAGTAACTGCTGAAGACACTGGGAATTACTCTTGTTCTTTAAGAAACTTTAAAACAACTGTATCTGAAGAATTTACCATTTACATTGAAG ATGTCGCCGGGTTCTCAATAATACCAATTATTGTAGTGTCTTTAGTCTCACTTGTTTTCATCATTGCAGCTGTGATGCTTATAAGAAG GTCTGCATACACAGAGCAGGAGAATGATTCTACCATCTACAGCACAGTGATGAATGGTTAA